The proteins below are encoded in one region of Bacillus vallismortis:
- a CDS encoding polysaccharide biosynthesis protein produces MSYRRRLSMIIALDTYLVLHSVIAGYQFLKDSYQFYDSGALLLTAVSLLLSYHVCAFLFHQYKQVWTYTGIGELMVLLKGITLSAAVTGVIQYAVYHTMFFRLLIACWVLQLLSIGGTRVLSRVLKESIRKNRSASSRALIIGAGSGGTLMVRQLLSKDDPDIIPVAFIDDDQTKHKLEIMGLPVIGGKESIMPAVQRLKINYIIIAIPSLHTHELQVLYKECVRTGATIKIMPHFDEMLLGSRTAGQIRDVKAEDLLGRKPVTLDTSEISNRIKGKTVLVTGAGGSIGSEICRQISAFQPKEIILLGHGENSIHSIYTELNGRFGKHIVFHTEIADVQDRDKMFTLMKKYEPHVVYHAAAHKHVPLMEHNPEEAVKNNIIGTKNVAEAADMSGTETFVLISSDKAVNPANIMGATKRFAEMIIMNLGKVSRTKFVAVRFGNVLGSRGSVIPIFKKQIEKGGPVTVTHPAMTRYFMTIPEASRLVIQAGALAKGRQIFVLDMGEPVKIVDLAKNLIHLSGYTTEQIPIEFTGIRPGEKMYEELLNQNEVHTEQIFPKIHIGKAVDGDWPVLMRFIEDFHELPEDDLRARLFAAIHTSDTMTAASVH; encoded by the coding sequence TTGAGTTACCGGAGAAGACTTTCAATGATTATTGCGCTGGATACTTATCTCGTTTTACATTCAGTTATTGCAGGATATCAATTTTTAAAAGATTCTTATCAATTTTATGACTCCGGAGCATTATTGCTTACCGCTGTCAGCTTGCTCCTCAGCTATCATGTCTGTGCCTTCCTGTTCCATCAGTATAAACAGGTATGGACATACACCGGAATCGGCGAGCTGATGGTCCTGTTGAAGGGCATTACGCTATCGGCCGCTGTGACCGGCGTCATTCAGTATGCTGTGTATCATACGATGTTCTTCCGTCTGTTAATCGCGTGCTGGGTGTTGCAGCTTTTGTCCATCGGAGGAACCCGTGTTTTGTCGAGAGTGTTGAAAGAAAGCATCAGAAAGAACCGCAGCGCCTCTTCCCGCGCGCTGATTATCGGGGCGGGCTCAGGAGGGACTCTTATGGTCAGGCAGCTGCTTTCAAAAGATGATCCCGACATCATACCTGTCGCTTTTATTGATGACGATCAAACGAAGCATAAATTAGAAATCATGGGGCTGCCAGTGATCGGCGGAAAAGAAAGTATCATGCCTGCGGTGCAAAGGCTCAAAATTAACTATATTATTATTGCGATTCCTTCACTCCACACCCATGAGCTTCAGGTGTTATATAAGGAATGTGTACGAACTGGGGCCACCATCAAAATTATGCCTCACTTTGATGAAATGCTGCTCGGCTCAAGAACTGCCGGGCAAATCAGAGATGTAAAAGCAGAGGATTTGCTCGGCAGAAAGCCGGTAACCCTCGACACAAGCGAAATTTCGAACCGCATTAAAGGAAAAACAGTTCTCGTTACGGGAGCGGGCGGATCAATCGGCTCAGAAATCTGCCGGCAAATCAGCGCGTTTCAGCCTAAGGAAATCATTCTGCTCGGCCATGGAGAAAACAGCATTCATTCGATTTATACAGAGCTGAACGGTCGATTCGGCAAACACATTGTGTTTCATACAGAAATTGCGGATGTGCAGGACCGCGATAAAATGTTTACCTTGATGAAAAAGTACGAGCCGCACGTGGTCTACCATGCAGCTGCCCATAAGCATGTGCCGTTAATGGAGCACAACCCTGAGGAGGCTGTCAAAAACAACATCATTGGAACAAAAAATGTCGCGGAAGCAGCCGATATGTCGGGGACAGAGACATTTGTGCTGATTTCATCAGACAAAGCGGTGAACCCGGCCAATATAATGGGGGCGACAAAACGATTCGCCGAGATGATTATTATGAATCTTGGAAAAGTGAGCAGAACCAAGTTTGTCGCTGTCCGCTTCGGCAATGTGCTCGGGAGCCGCGGCAGCGTTATTCCGATTTTTAAAAAGCAGATTGAAAAAGGCGGTCCGGTAACTGTGACACATCCGGCGATGACCCGCTATTTCATGACGATCCCCGAGGCTTCAAGGCTTGTGATTCAGGCCGGGGCACTGGCGAAAGGGCGCCAGATTTTTGTTCTCGATATGGGAGAGCCTGTAAAGATTGTGGACCTTGCCAAAAACCTCATTCATCTGTCCGGCTATACGACTGAGCAGATTCCAATCGAATTCACAGGCATTCGCCCCGGTGAAAAAATGTATGAGGAATTGCTGAACCAAAATGAAGTACACACTGAACAAATCTTTCCGAAAATTCATATCGGCAAAGCGGTGGATGGCGATTGGCCAGTCCTGATGCGTTTTATCGAGGATTTTCATGAGCTGCCGGAAGACGATCTGAGAGCGAGGCTGTTTGCGGCAATCCATACATCAGACACAATGACGGCTGCCAGTGTTCATTAG
- a CDS encoding glycosyltransferase family 4 protein — protein sequence MTKKILFCATVDYHFKAFHLPYFTWFKRMSWEVHVAASGQTKLPYVDEKFSIPIRRSPFHPQNLAVYRQLKEVIDTNQYDIVHCHTPVGGVLARLAARQARRHGTKVLYTAHGFHFCSGAPIKNWLLYYPVEKWLSAYTDCLITINEEDYIRAKGLQRPGGMTRKIHGIGVNTDRFRPVSLQEKQRLREKHGFSEDDFILVYPAELNLNKNQKLLIEAAALLKDKIPSLRLVFAGEGAMEQTYRTLAEKLGASGNVRFYGFCRDIHELIQLADLSVASSMREGLGMNVLEGMAAEKPAIATDNRGHREIIRDGENGFLIKIGDSAGFASRIEQLYRTPELCRKLGQEGRKTALRFSEARTVEEMADIYSAYMDMDTKEKSV from the coding sequence ATGACGAAAAAGATATTGTTTTGCGCGACGGTTGATTATCATTTTAAAGCCTTTCACCTCCCTTACTTTACATGGTTTAAACGAATGAGCTGGGAGGTTCATGTCGCGGCGAGCGGACAAACGAAACTGCCGTATGTGGACGAGAAATTTTCCATTCCGATTCGCAGGTCACCCTTTCATCCGCAAAATCTGGCCGTTTACAGGCAGCTGAAGGAAGTGATCGATACCAATCAATACGACATTGTCCATTGCCATACGCCGGTCGGCGGCGTTCTTGCCAGACTAGCGGCGAGGCAAGCGAGGCGGCACGGAACAAAAGTGCTGTACACCGCGCACGGATTTCACTTCTGCAGCGGAGCACCGATCAAAAATTGGCTTCTTTACTATCCGGTTGAGAAATGGCTCTCGGCCTATACGGACTGCCTAATTACGATCAATGAAGAGGATTACATAAGGGCGAAAGGACTTCAAAGGCCGGGCGGCATGACGCGGAAAATTCATGGCATCGGCGTCAATACAGACCGGTTTCGGCCTGTCAGCCTGCAAGAGAAGCAAAGACTCAGAGAAAAACATGGATTCAGTGAAGACGATTTTATATTGGTTTATCCAGCTGAGCTTAATCTCAATAAAAATCAGAAGCTGTTAATTGAAGCCGCAGCCTTGCTGAAAGATAAAATACCGTCGCTTCGTCTTGTTTTTGCCGGAGAAGGGGCGATGGAACAAACCTATCGAACGTTGGCTGAAAAGCTTGGCGCTTCCGGCAATGTCCGCTTTTACGGCTTTTGCCGCGACATTCACGAACTGATTCAGCTAGCAGATCTATCAGTCGCATCCAGCATGAGAGAAGGCCTCGGCATGAATGTGCTTGAGGGGATGGCCGCGGAAAAGCCGGCGATTGCCACGGATAATCGCGGGCACCGGGAAATCATCAGGGACGGAGAAAATGGTTTTCTGATCAAAATCGGAGACAGTGCCGGTTTTGCCAGCCGGATTGAACAGCTTTACCGTACACCGGAACTCTGCAGAAAGCTGGGGCAGGAAGGCCGGAAAACAGCCTTGCGCTTTTCGGAGGCGCGGACGGTGGAAGAAATGGCAGATATTTATTCCGCCTACATGGATATGGATACAAAGGAGAAAAGCGTATGA